Genomic segment of Candoia aspera isolate rCanAsp1 chromosome 2, rCanAsp1.hap2, whole genome shotgun sequence:
TTATTAAAATGTACTTTTGTAAAGCAAGGTTACTAAAAGTTCAGATGCAATCCTAAACACTTTCACTTGAAACTGTGCCCCATTGTAATCAGTCTGCCTTTCATCAACATGCATCAGATTGTATTTTAAGGCATACTAAATCAGTCTGCCAAGTGGTGATGATTTCAGTATGAAAATCATGTTGGCAGTGGGTAATGATTACCTGTGTTCAAAAATGCCGTtcctttttctaatatttgtagaAATATTGAACTTACTAAACTTGTAGGAACGTAATAGCCCACAGATCGTTTTCCAAGGAAGCACTCTGGCACATTTGACTTACCTGTAGGAACTAGATCTCAGCTGCTGTAGATGATTGATTTAGGTTGATTTCTTTGCAGGTTCTTCCAAAGCACTGTGTTCGCCATTTATGGTTGCTGGACAACAGGTAGGCTATGTGCCACCAGCTGTAGCCAAATGTCTCCATCAGTACCCAACTGTTTTCTCAGTGTCTCAGGGAGATGAAGCACCTCCACAGGTGGAGCTTAACAAACAACTGACTTCTTATGACCAAAGGACAGCTGCTGTACAAGGGGTGCTCAAGGAATTGAAAGCACAGCAAGCTTTTCCTTGTTTAAAAGGATGGAGGAATGAGGTGAGATGCTTTGGAGCAaccaagagaaaggaagggactAGATTGGGTGCATGCTCTATCAATTTGTCTTCTATTTCTGACTATGGAAGAGACGTAAGGGAGAAAAATCCAGTGTTTCTCTTCTGAGTAACAGCTTAGAAGGAAGGCAATGCAGTGGGGTGCAAAACCAGAGCTGTTCACTGATGAAAATGTGCCTTTGTTTCAGATGTACAATGTAAGCCTCTATTTCTGTGATACACCTTTCTTCAGCATGGAACGTGCTGCAACACGTGAGTCTGAAACTTAAAAATCTTGCTACTATTTTGCTGTATAGATATGACGTGACTTGTGCAAAGTAATACCTcccactgtaatttttaaaattattatctttAGAAAAGAGAGCCAGGGTGGGATGTTAGTTAAGGTGTTGTACTAGGGGCAGAGAGGTCCAGATTCTAGTCTACCCCGTCATGGAggctcactgggtaactttgggctagTCGCTTTTTCTCAGCCCATCCTACCTTACTGGGttattgtgaggaaaaataggagggtGCACTATGCTttgctgctttgagctcctgtacaaaataTGGGATCTAGGTAAGTCtagataaatctaacaaatgaactGCGTTAAACTACAGAGACATGGGATAAGGCCTCCCCTAAAGACTTTATGGCATCCTTGCCAAATCAAAGTCCAAAGTATGTCACCTACTGAGGAAATTTAGATAGTAAACACCTTGGTGAAGTGAAAAAACCTTAGTGAAGAAATGTGGCTTCCTTGCTGATACTCTTTTAAATACGCGCACTGACAATGTTTAAATAATACTCCATTTGTTTCAGAAACTATTTTCATTATTAAGGTGTCCCATGAGCAAGTATATAAAATACTTTTGCCTATGTTTAGGTATAATCACCTTCTATTCtaaaggaaaatgagaaatattttcatCCTGTTTCCCACCCCAAAAATAAGAATGAACATTCTATGAATCTTGTGATTACATTTTGCTCTGATATTGTTTCCTGCATAGCAGTATTTAATTTCATAGGCCTTTGAGCACAAATTttataattgcattttaaaacagaTGGCAGAGTTTGGAAGTTAAGGGTAGATCACTATCCCTTCAAATTGTTGTTGGCATGAATACGATAAAGCATGTTAAGATCACTGCACAACAACAACGTGTCAATATAAGCAGACACTGATTTTCCTTTCCTATGAAAAGTTAGATttcttcctattaaaaaaaaattgttcatggCAAGCATTCCTCCTCCATATGACTCGCTAATCAGAAGAGTCAGACTTCCATGGGGTTTGATGACGTATAAGTCTATATGAAGCTAAGCAGGTAAATCACTTCAGTAGAGATTATAACAATTTATGTTCTGCACTGGAGTTAACAACAATGAAGTATCTTCAGTGTAAAATTCTGCTTATTGAAAATTTGGAACTTTGATATTTAGGTATTTTTAAAGGTTCACCAATCCTGGGTCAATTCCAGCAGCtccagagaaataaagaaaactctgAACTTGGATAAGAATTGTTCAAAAACTGCATTGTGAATCTTAAAGGAGGAACTCTTGTGCTCATGGATCATCCCTGCCATGCCTTTAATATCCTACTTTCTTGTCAACACTTCCCTACTTACGTAGCCCTTGAAAACTTTTTTGATTTTATAGGTAATTTCATCTGCTTAAGCCTGCATAAATACATTATGCAGGCTTAAGCAGATGAAATTACCTATAAAATCAGAACATGTGGTGCAAAACTAGGTGTGTGGCTtaggcagcagcaggaggaaaaagCAAGGGCTATCCTTGATAATATTCCTTTCTAgtcctttctgatttttttcttgatccAGCACTGCTGGGAGTGAAGTGCTATGGCGCCCATCTGAATGGCTATACTTGGAGAAATGGTGAAATGCACATGTGGCTGGCCCGTAGGGCCCTGGACAAACCCACATATCCTGGCTTATTGGATAATTTGGTAAGAGACAAAGATGATGATGAATAGAATCTCTCTTGTCCGAGGATGGTATTAGCTAACAGCTGTCAAAATTCACTTGTTGGTCCAATACAGCCAGAGACATCACTCAGCTAAATGAGCTTGGGCAGGCCACAGTATTGGATTGGATGCCCAAAATATAGACAGGCCTTTGTTAATTATACAAAATTATAATTTCAGCATGAACcgtttttcttggcaacatgaaTAGAGAAGTTCCTGCTGCCAACGTTTTTCTTACAGGTTAAAGGCATAGGAAAGTTCCAAAGAAGCCTTGAAGCTTTCTAGTCTGCCAACTGCTATGGTAAGAGGGACTAGGACTCAGAAATTATTCATCTGTTTGATGGCCAGAAAAGATCCTCCTTAAATACCAGAACAGGCTACTGTTGACTGCTAGCCTTATGGCGAACCATAGCAGTTAATTCTTTTGTCACTGCTGTTGCTAGGCTGCAGGTGGCATTTCATCAGAGCTGGGTGTCAgagaaacaataataaaagagtGCCAAGAAGAGGCTTGCATCCCTGCTTCCCTTGCTGCACTATCCAAAGCTGTTGGAACTATCAGGTAATGCGAAACTTCCTTAAATCCAAGGTACACTGTAGTGTAGCCATATTCATGTCTGCTTGTGTGCATACGTATTTCTCTTAAAGTTGACAGCCaacatactgtatttaaaaagGCTATTTGCATTCTAGTAGGTGCAGAGAAACTCAAGAAATATGACAACATTGAAAGATAACAAATAACTGATCCCTGACCAGTAATTTCCCAATTTCAACTGCTATATGGTGATTTTCTTGTTTGCTACATATTCCAGCTGAATCGTGAAAACAAGTATGTCAAAGTATAGAAGCAGTGTTAACACGTAGAACTTCCAGACCAGATTGCCTTGATGCAGCACACCGCATGGGTCCAAAAAGCATACGTGATCATGATCGCTAAATGTCACTCCTAATTTCATAGGAATCCAGGAAGCAGTATGTAAAGATGGTTTTGGCTGCTCTGGAAGAGGTCACTTCCTCTCTGTAACTTGGATCAATGTTACTCCACGTGAGAATATACCTGAATGTTATTTATGCAAGTCACTGGTGCTATTGAATTATTTTCCTTTGCCTTCTCCCATCCCAGCTACACCTATGAAGGATCAGATGGGGGTATCTATCCTGAATGCCAGTTTGTGTTTGACCTGGAGCTGCCTGAAGAATTTGTCCCCCAAGTGGGAGATGGAGAAGTGCAGGAATTCTACCTTTGGTCACTTGATAAGGTTTGTAGGTGCTGTTTTGCTTACTGACAAAGGTCCCTTTGAAACAATAAAAGACAGCGCTGCCaaggcttcccacaagcaagcaGTATTCTTTGCTACTCCCATTTATTTGTGATGATGAATCTAGCTCTGGAAAGCCCAATGAGAACTGATTAAGCATTACAGGTCCTATACCATTTTGAAGCATATGTATTTCAGACAAGAGATGGTAGGACTGCAGCTGTCCCGTAGTCTCCTAGCCCGTTATTATGTTTAGGTTTTAACATTATTTGGAATTCATTATTTCTTGAATGATAGACAACACTTCTTACCTCAGCATGCGTTCTCACCAACTCCATGCTATGGCAGCAATATCTTAGCCTAAGCAAGACATTGGAGCAATAGCTGCCATTTCTACTTTATATGTTAACTGTAACCCTTCCTCTTGCACAGGTGAGAGAGGCCATTGGATCTTCAGATTTCAAGCCCAACTGTGCAATGGTAGCACTGGATTTCCTAATCAGACATAGTTACGTTCAACCTGATCAAGGTAGGCGTTCCTCAACAGCTGAAGTGTAGTAAAAGTAAACAAGTATGGACTAGGGGAAGAGAGAATGGGGCCAAAACAACAAGGGCAGGGTTCCTTGTAGATACACACTGAAAGGATAGCGAGTACCATGGATACAGAGTTTTCCTCTGCTTATCTCACTCCTTTTCAGAACCTCATTATGTAGAGTTGGTGGAAGGGCTACACCAGACCCTCTGAAAGGCCAAGGGCTGCCTGCCGAGATGACACAGAGCTCCTCCATGTTTTGTTTTCGCTAAGCCAAGACCGGTGTCTCAAATGGAAACCCCAAGGACACAGACTACAAGAGCCCGTTCAGCTCTGCAATCAC
This window contains:
- the LOC134490774 gene encoding uncharacterized protein LOC134490774 isoform X2; its protein translation is MVAGQQVGYVPPAVAKCLHQYPTVFSVSQGDEAPPQVELNKQLTSYDQRTAAVQGVLKELKAQQAFPCLKGWRNEMYNVSLYFCDTPFFSMERAATPLLGVKCYGAHLNGYTWRNGEMHMWLARRALDKPTYPGLLDNLAAGGISSELGVRETIIKECQEEACIPASLAALSKAVGTISYTYEGSDGGIYPECQFVFDLELPEEFVPQVGDGEVQEFYLWSLDKVREAIGSSDFKPNCAMVALDFLIRHSYVQPDQEPHYVELVEGLHQTL
- the LOC134490774 gene encoding uncharacterized protein LOC134490774 isoform X1, whose protein sequence is MAAQGWSERALELLKKMNSFRGAGSSKALCSPFMVAGQQVGYVPPAVAKCLHQYPTVFSVSQGDEAPPQVELNKQLTSYDQRTAAVQGVLKELKAQQAFPCLKGWRNEMYNVSLYFCDTPFFSMERAATPLLGVKCYGAHLNGYTWRNGEMHMWLARRALDKPTYPGLLDNLAAGGISSELGVRETIIKECQEEACIPASLAALSKAVGTISYTYEGSDGGIYPECQFVFDLELPEEFVPQVGDGEVQEFYLWSLDKVREAIGSSDFKPNCAMVALDFLIRHSYVQPDQEPHYVELVEGLHQTL